The following DNA comes from Anastrepha obliqua isolate idAnaObli1 chromosome 1, idAnaObli1_1.0, whole genome shotgun sequence.
atataaattattttacttcaataaaaaaaatttaaataaaaatacttcatatataaaCAATTTACTTCAAATTAACTTGAGCATCTAGAAATGGgaggaaaaattagaatttaacataaacatgtcccataacttttttaaattatacctactttactagcaaaaataatcctgcatttcccaagcagcgttcggatgtttgtcattgcTGATTTCTTCCGTTtcattgaaaaccaacacagaaCACAGAACTTTCTctcacaaaagaagaaaacgaatgaagcaaaatcaaaatttgcgttaagattggaaatacaaataagaagaacaaagcgtgtcgccagtacgggAAACGTCCTTCtccaccgaacaaaatgttttccttccaaatgtttccctgtgtaaatgggcacttatTTGAACCAAATTTGAGGAAATTATTTTACCAGTTCCTATATCGCAGTTTTATGGGTTTGGTTGCATTTCAATTTTAGTAATAAACATTCGCGTTCCACgagttttgttgttattgtagctgcATCGATTATTTGAATATCTCGGACATTTTatcacacatacctacatatctatatatatatctatctcGATCCCGTTAGTCTGCTACCgctatgaaaataatttcaaagtgCAACCAGTCGTGGCAAGAAAAATGCTTTACTGATGTATTCCGGAAAGTAACTACAGAAATTATCGTAGTCTTATTGGAAGGTACTTTTCgaaagaattaaataattttaattctaaattttgcTTGCAATTTAACTTTCTGAACCGTCTTTTTGGCTTCTGACTTAGCCATAGCCAACACTTGGCGCACTTGCGCgatacaaaaactaaaagacAATTATTTCAGTATTTAATCAATTTGGGTAGACAAATTTAAGACCGTAGTTTAGGAAACTAATAACTGATGAGGGATTTACGAACCGGAAGGGaacgaacgaaaacaaaaagcaGACCTCACAGATTTaagaaatgagcaaaaaaaactttcgaaaatccattttttatatataatatttattacaatataaataattttaaaatgtatttcaatatAAGTACATTTGCCTATATACCTATATGGATAAGTGCAGTAATTGCGCAATAGGAGTCTTCAGATCAAGCTCATTAAAATTACTATACGATAGACCCGAATAAACTAATTAATGCCGAATTACTGAAGAGGCAAGCCTGACAAAGTTGCTAAATAGTTCAGTATTGAAACATTTGATTTTTGTGTTGACATACAAATAATATTCTAATTTGTGCCATGAAACTACAGTGAGGATTTTAAGCGCAAAGTTTAGTTTCTACTCGTTACATGAATGTCTTATGTGTTAAAACACACAATTCACACTATCTGTAAGTTCCAATTGATTGCAACCGCATTGAATTATTATGTACCGAACTTGGTTTGAATACctctaatataataattttaggaACAACATATAAAAAGTTTCATATAAAAGTTTCACAATTGTTGAAAACGATACAAACAATATATACTGAGATAGAACGATTTACACAGACAAAACAATAGCATGCAATAGACCAGAtgtaacaataataaataaaaaaagacaataCCACCCAATTACTTGAAATAAGCATACCAAATGGTAACAACATAGACagtaaatacattaaaaaaatagaataaatctCAGATTTagcaaagcaaataaaacaGATATGGGAACAAAGCGAAGTGAGTATCATACCACTCATAATTTCAAATATAGGAATATTGCATACAACTTTtatagaaaatgtaaaattaataaaaatttacaaaaaaatacaggGTAATATTCAAAAAgcagtaataataaaaacatgtaatatAACTAGTTAGGTCCTTTTTAAACGAgtactaataaaaaatcaaaacaatttgaaataaatgacAATAGAACAATACAAAACGTAATATAAAAAACCAATTAGTACCGGCACGACTTGCATCCCGAATGTAGCGTCGTGTTCGGTGAAAATCAACCTCGCCTCGCGCGGTATGCGGGAGGGAGAGTGGCGTGGGAAAAGTAATATGTTAACTTGAATGAAGTATTTTTACTTACAAAGTTGTCGCAGGCAATTCTCTGTCTTCAAAATGCACAGATTATTGAAAGATTTCGTCTCACCAGCGTCATCTGTGCCGCACACCGGTTTGTAGTCTTGCAGGTCACAGTTCATTTGGCACTTTACATTCGTATCGGATATCGCCAATGAATGCACCAATGCGAATGCGTACAAGGCAACTGTAGAGTAAGGAAATgagaatacaaattttattgaaatactatatgatcactgtagtgttttttagGCAGGTAACAGTACTTTATAGATATAAGGAAGATAGCGAAATTTGTATATgtgcacatgtacatacatataaaatattaggtAATAGCGCACATACTAAATTTAACGGTCAGATGCCTATTAAAGTTTTgcttttatatatacaataaattttatataatatagtaGGTAGATAAAAGTGCTGCAGAGAGCAAAGGAGTTACATgggaattattatataaattactAACTGTATTTCCGTACTTTAAAATGTGGAGAATAGTGATGAGGTAGGGAACAGTGCTGAGGGTGGGCAAGGTGGGCAGTTGGTTTTTCAGTTTGCATTGAGGAAgttcttcatatataatattaaccgAAAAGTAAGCTGCAGTGGAAACGTTCATTACCGAAAATAGTAGCAGTCCAGAGAGTCGAAGTTTTTTCACGGTGGGCTAAAGCTTTAACATTTTGGCCAAAGGCCAAATTAACGTATCGAAAATATCATTTATAAAAcgacttcaaataaaatatcggACCTCAGACTTTTGTAATAGATTTCAACCGTTTAAATTCTTTTCAAATGGGCACTTTTGACCCGTTTTCAAAACGGCTACAATGATAGATCgttaaaaaatgcaattagaTGGTTAAAATGTTTTACGAAAACTTTATGGCACGAAACATAATACAACAGTAAAGAGGCTTGTCACACTCGGCGAAAATTCCGTTTTGAGTAGTATGTatattgggtttttttttttcgtttccaaaaattaatcaactaaacatcgacgacatttggctcCAACAAGACAGctcaacttgccatacagcgggTTTAGTAAtagattaattgaaattttcaggCCACCATGTTGCCATATacccagat
Coding sequences within:
- the LOC129235827 gene encoding turripeptide Gsg9.2, with protein sequence MKLFAIILAFALYAFALVHSLAISDTNVKCQMNCDLQDYKPVCGTDDAGETKSFNNLCILKTENCLRQLSFQKTADGECP